From the genome of Candidozyma auris chromosome 2, complete sequence, one region includes:
- the ANP1 gene encoding Anp1p, with protein sequence MTPSDSTKNPLYGKASGLPTLIPSGTQRLNLWASVLKHKLKIVLGAGVLCVFAIFNIIVASNNSLYAPDFSNTPGTQYFDLANYKGSADGWQRDERVLFCVPLRDAAAHLPMFFGHMKNLTYPHNLIDLAFLVSDSKDDTMGVLKKHLLEIQRHPNEKMRFGEIEIFEKDFGQVIGQSFSDRHGFAAQGPRRKLMARARNWLLSVALKPYHSHVYWRDADVETVPRTILEDLMHHDKDVIVPNVWRPLPDWLGNQQPYDLNSWQESEGGLQLADTLDEDACIVEGYPEYQTWRPHLAYLRDPYGDPEVEMELDGIGGVSILTKANVFRRGAHFPAFSFEKHAETEAFGKLCKRMGFSVVGLPHYVIWHIYEPSSDDLKHMEWMALEEMRQKEQAKIQKVYDKVWGEGFSDMQNDWEKEKNGILKNTDFSRKIHVDWSGVDDLYIEKSDDKQLADFHP encoded by the coding sequence ATGACTCCGTCAGATTCAACCAAGAATCCTCTTTATGGAAAAGCGTCGGGGTTGCCGACGCTCATACCTTCAGGAACTCAGCGACTAAACTTATGGGCGTCTGTGCTCAAGCATAAGTTGAAGATTGTGCTTGGAGCAGGTGTGCTCTGTGTTTTCGCTATTTTCAACATCATAGTGGCATCAAATAACTCTCTTTACGCTCCAGACTTCTCCAATACACCTGGAACTCAATACTTTGACTTGGCAAACTACAAGGGCTCGGCCGATGGTTGGCAACGCGATGAGCGAGTCCTCTTCTGCGTGCCTTTGAGAGATGCTGCCGCCCACTTGCCCATGTTCTTCGGCCACATGAAGAACCTTACCTACCCTCACAATCTTATCGATCTAGCATTCTTAGTCAGTGACTCTAAGGATGATACAATGGGGGTGCTCAAAAAGCATTTGTTGGAAATCCAAAGACATCCAAACGAGAAAATGAGGTTTGGAGAGATCGAGATCTTCGAAAAAGATTTTGGTCAAGTGATCGGTCAGTCATTCAGTGACAGACACGGCTTTGCAGCTCAGGGACcaagaaggaaattgatggCCCGTGCCAGAAACTGGCTCCTATCGGTAGCATTAAAACCGTACCACTCGCACGTGTATTGGAGAGATGCTGATGTTGAGACTGTGCCTCGTACAATTCTAGAGGATTTGATGCACCATGACAAGGATGTCATTGTACCAAACGTGTGGCGCCCCCTTCCAGACTGGCTCGGCAATCAGCAGCCGTACGATCTTAATTCGTGGCAAGAATCAGAGGGCGGTTTGCAGCTAGCCGACACCCTTGATGAGGATGCATGTATTGTCGAAGGCTATCCTGAATACCAGACATGGAGACCTCACTTGGCCTACTTGAGAGATCCTTACGGCGACCCTGAAGTAGAGATGGAGCTAGATGGAATCGGAGGAGTCTCGATTTTAACAAAAGCGAATGTCTTTCGCAGAGGAGCACACTTCCCTGCattctcttttgagaaacacGCCGAAACAGAGGCGTTCGGAAAATTGTGCAAGAGGATGGGCTTCTCGGTAGTAGGCTTACCACACTACGTCATCTGGCACATTTATGAGCCTTCGCTGGACGATTTGAAGCACATGGAGTGGATGGCGCTCGAAGAGATGAGACAAAAAGAGCAGGCGAAGATTCAAAAAGTCTACGATAAAGTGTGGGGTGAAGGCTTTTCCGACATGCAAAACGACTgggagaaagagaagaacgGTATTCTCAAAAACACCGATTTCAGTCGAAAGATCCACGTTGACTGGTCTGGTGTAGATGACTTGTATATTGAGAAGAGCGACGACAAGCAACTCGCCGATTTTCATCCATAG
- the SMC2 gene encoding condensin subunit SMC2, whose product MKVEELIIDGFKSYATRTVISNWDPQFNAITGLNGSGKSNILDAICFVLGIASMSTVRASNLQDLIYKRGQAGVTKASVTIVFDNSETDKSPIGFEGYAKISVTRQIILGGTSKYLVNGHKAQQQNVLNLFQSVQLNINNPNFLIMQGKITKVLNMKPSEILSLIEEAAGTKTFEDRKEKAQKTMTKKDVRLNEIKSLLSEEVEPKLEKFRKDKRTFLEFQQVQTDLERLSRFVSCYRYRDRSQKFDRYSTLRSEHENIKAEHNANIERLNSEIDNLTRDLEEVKKQRQAELAQGGRIESLENEETQLSDRVTRLMTSRDLLSENIKDERSKLVKLQQQSSLIEESISNSKNDYQSAQKLYDESREKLKKLREDHAKKEELLTALSTGVSGKGTDSGYMSQLRKAKEELSNSQGLIKQAELKINHIKEKNQGNQAELARAREEFKALSQETKNYEEQILSKETKLASFGFDVKAYEDLTGQEKELRHHIADLQNQLGYLRREVGSIDFHYSRPYPDFDPESIKGVAMQLFKLNEDHLDKALALQVCAGGRLYNVVVDNANTASALLEKGQLKRRVTIIPLDKISAGTIPDHVVQYAKEKCPGKVELSLNLIDFEDELYKAMAFIFGKTFICQDPLTAKVITFDPQIRVRSITTEGDIYDPEGNLSGGSRKNNASTLLLMQKYNAVAQKLKNAEREYAAIKHELARLDKLGEQTRSLQNELMLSRHEFSLLQKKLESNPASAIIRENESNEADLKNLREQIEREHANSKDLEKKIKTIQEDIDDFNKDKGSKLKELEKDLKGIKAQIDSQTNAVRTQSDEFQKVEVEMQQKVSELESTKDSISSSSRLVEDAAKEYEETISSLEEAAESLKAKRTQVEDEKAKLLGFNDEINELGETLQSKNEELNEAKLSIQRLNHDLENAVAITSKLRDELDTLLKENEWLVDESVVNNILQQHRDENIKECEQRLGTLKERFDSMRKKVNANIMSQIDNVEKKEASLRHMIKTITKDKSKIENTIEKLNGYKRRTLEETYKKVSEDFGNIFADLLPGSFAKLVPVNSFDVAKGLEVKVKLGSVWKESLTELSGGQRSLIALSLIMALLQFKPAPMYILDEVDAALDMSHTQNIGHLIKTRFKGSQFIIVSLKEGMFTNANRVFRTRFQDGTSMVYTM is encoded by the coding sequence ATGAAAGTTGAGGAGTTGATCATTGATGGCTTCAAGTCTTACGCAACTCGTACTGTAATCAGCAACTGGGACCCTCAGTTTAATGCTATCACTGGTCTCAATGGTTCAGGCAAGTCCAACATCCTTGACGCGATATGTTTTGTGCTAGGTATCGCCAGTATGTCTACAGTGAGAGCATCCAACTTGCAGGATTTAATCTACAAACGTGGTCAGGCTGGCGTCACTAAAGCCAGTGTTACTATTGTGTTTGATAACTCCGAAACAGATAAATCCCCTATAGGGTTTGAAGGATACGCTAAGATCAGTGTCACTAGACAGATCATTCTCGGTGGGACATCAAAATACCTTGTCAATGGTCACAAAGCACAGCAGCAAAACGTTCTCAATCTATTTCAGTCTGTGCAGCTAAATATCAATAATCCCAATTTCTTGATTATGCAAGGCAAGATCACCAAGGTACTCAATATGAAGCCATCAGAAATCTTATCCCTTAtagaagaagcagctgGGACGAAGACATTTGAAGATAGAAAGGAAAAGGCACAGAAGACGATGACAAAGAAGGATGTCCGACTCAACGAGATTaaaagtcttctttctgaagaagtcgagcccaagttggagaagtttcGCAAGGATAAACGGACTTTCTTAGAATtccaacaagttcaaacTGATCTTGAAAGACTATCCCGTTTTGTTAGCTGCTATAGATACAGAGATCGTTCTCAGAAATTCGACCGATACTCGACGTTACGTTCGGAACATGAAAATATAAAGGCGGAACATAATGCCAACATTGAAAGACTAAACAGTGAAATTGATAATTTGACTCGCGACCTcgaagaagtgaagaaacAGCGACAAGCAGAACTTGCACAGGGTGGTCGTATCGAGCTGCTCGAAAACGAAGAGACACAGCTTTCAGATAGAGTCACTAGACTAATGACGTCTCGGGATTTGCTTTCTGAGAACATCAAAGATGAAAGGTCTAAGCTCGTGAAGCTACAACAGCAGTCATCCCTTATAGAGGAGCTGATATCAAACAGCAAAAATGACTACCAATCAGCACAGAAACTATACGACGAGTCCAGAGAAAAGCTAAAAAAATTAAGGGAGGACcatgcaaagaaggaggaacTACTCACCGCTCTTTCCACTGGTGTCTCAGGAAAGGGTACTGACAGTGGCTATATGTCGCAGCTTCGAAAGGCAAAGGAAGAACTAAGCAACAGTCAAGGTCTCATCAAGCAAGCCGAACTCAAAATAAATCACATtaaagagaagaatcaaGGGAATCAGGCAGAGCTCGCAAGGGCGAGAGAGGAATTCAAGGCTTTACTGCAAGAAACGAAAAACTATGAAGAACAAATTTTATCGAAGGAAACTAAGCTAGCAAGTTTTGGATTCGATGTGAAAGCGTACGAGGATCTCACagggcaagaaaaagaattgcgACACCACATAGCTGATCTACAGAATCAACTTGGTTATTTGAGGCGCGAGGTCGGTAGCATAGATTTTCACTATTCTCGCCCATATCCCGACTTTGATCCCGAATCGATCAAAGGTGTGGCTATGCAGTTATTTAAGTTGAATGAAGACCATCTTGACAAAGCCTTGGCTCTTCAAGTATGTGCGGGAGGAAGATTGTACAACGTTGTCGTCGATAATGCCAATACTGCCTCTgcgcttcttgaaaagggTCAACTCAAGAGAAGAGTCACTATCATTCCTTTGGATAAAATAAGTGCGGGAACTATCCCTGATCATGTTGTTCAATacgccaaggagaagtgTCCAGGCAAGGTTGAGCTCTCCCTCAATCTCAtagattttgaagatgagcttTACAAAGCTATGGCCTTTATTTTTGGTAAGACATTTATTTGTCAAGATCCGCTAACAGCAAAGGTGATAACTTTCGATCCCCAAATCAGAGTAAGATCAATTACAACCGAAGGCGATATTTACGATCCAGAGGGTAACCTTTCAGGAGGCAGTCGCAAAAATAATGCTTCGACCTTACTTTTAATGCAAAAGTATAATGCAGTTGCTCAAAAGCTAAAAAATGCGGAAAGAGAATACGCAGCTATTAAGCATGAGCTTGCACGTCTTGACAAACTTGGTGAGCAAACTCGGTCATTGCAAAACGAACTCATGCTTAGCCGCCACGAATTTTCattgttgcaaaagaagcttgaaagtaATCCTGCTTCTGCAATAATCAGAGAAAATGAGAGTAATGAGGcagatttgaaaaatttgaggGAACAGATCGAGAGGGAGCATGCCAATTCTaaggacttggagaagaagatcaagacAATTCAGGAAGATATCGACGATTTCAATAAAGATAAAGGATCTAAACTTAAAGAACTcgaaaaagatttgaaaggaATCAAAGCGCAAATAGATTCTCAAACCAACGCGGTAAGAACACAATCCGACGAGTTTCAAAAGGTGGAGGTCGAAATGCAGCAAAAAGTCCTGGAGCTTGAGTCGACCAAGGATTCGATCAGTTCATCTCTGAGACTTGTGGAAGATGCCGCAAAAGAGTATGAGGAAACAATTAGTTCACTAGAAGAAGCTGCCGAGTCGTTGAAGGCCAAACGAACCCAGGTGGAGGATGAGAAAGCTAAGCTCCTTGGGTTCAATGATGAGATCAATGAACTTGGTGAAACTCTCCAGTCCAAGAACGAAGAACTCAACGAGGCTAAATTGTCTATTCAGAGGCTAAATCACGACCTAGAGAATGCTGTTGCTATTACCTCCAAATTACGTGACGAACTTGATACTTTGCTCAAGGAGAATGAATGGCTCGTTGATGAGTCTGTTGTAAACAACATTTTACAACAGCACAGGGATGAGAATATCAAGGAATGCGAGCAAAGATTAGGAACCTTGAAGGAGCGTTTTGACAGCATGCGTAAAAAGGTGAATGCCAATATCATGAGTCAGATAGATaatgttgaaaaaaaggaagcaTCTTTAAGACATATGATCAAGACGATCACAAAAGATAAATCGAAGATTGAGAACACAATTGAAAAGCTTAATGGTTACAAGAGGCGTACGTTAGAAGAAACCTACAAAAAAGTCTCGGAAGATTTTGGAAATATCTTTGCAGATCTTTTACCAGGCTCCTTTGCAAAATTGGTTCCGGTGAACTCGTTTGACGTTGCGAAAGGTTTAGAGGTGAAGGTCAAGCTAGGACTGGTGTGGAAAGAAAGTCTCACGGAGTTGTCAGGGGGTCAGAGATCTTTGATTGCACTCTCACTCATCATGGCCCTTTTGCAATTTAAACCTGCCCCAATGTACATTTTGGACGAGGTGGATGCTGCTCTTGATATGTCACACACTCAAAACATAGGTCATTTGATCAAGACGAGATTTAAAGGGTCACAATTCATCATTGTATCCTTGAAAGAAGGTATGTTCACCAACGCCAACAGAGTGTTTAGAACAAGGTTTCAGGACGGAACTTCTATGGTGTACACCATGTGA
- a CDS encoding peroxisome biogenesis protein gives MANSDALKSEDSTALPGKQGDQEIRAQFAVADSNVKPQTSPLLSSTPPTVAKALVKAYPYLLIVNKLLAVATWTNDDYWVNVVLMCLYGFAVLYFEILVTWSGHLILVGAVIMYAVLNNKIVEETNLKPTLDDVVQALTTTCIKADILLSPITALALTPYDIKRLLFTTVFLTPLYLVVTFLLIKPRSILLAAGLFLLSYHSGYSRVTRRLVWKLKITRVLCFYLTGLDFSQARNSSLFAAAFAKVQKSAASSSSFGGADSSKPVRFTYVIYENQRRWLGIGWTSNLLSYERAPWTDEFLNESSSIDAFELPNPDSSSSSVATSSYVQHPSMEGAYWRWVDKAWRLDLTNDGAITLPSGKRSKTTANPTSDEGFLYFDNVWKKPSTEDSYSKYTRRRRWVRTAELVFKNTGDFSTNSATYASGAEELSSDQSATRNRKSLRFAEEPEPLSDATVEAAGIEEPSDKKYE, from the coding sequence ATGGCCAATTCCGATGCGTTAAAGCTGGAGGATTCGACTGCCTTACCTGGCAAACAAGGAGACCAAGAGATACGAGCGCAATTCGCCGTGGCTGACAGCAATGTAAAACCTCAGACATCGCCATTACTATCCTCCACACCACCTACCGTGGCCAAGGCTTTAGTGAAAGCGTACCCATATTTGCTTATAGTGAACAAATTGTTGGCCGTGGCCACATGGACAAATGACGATTACTGGGTGAATGTCGTGTTGATGTGCCTCTATGGCTTTGCCGTGCTATACTTTGAGATCCTCGTAACGTGGCTGGGCCACTTGATCTTGGTGGGGGCTGTAATTATGTATGCTgttctcaacaacaaaatcgTGGAGGAAACAAACCTCAAGCCCACATTGGACGATGTCGTGCAAGCGTTGACCACTACTTGCATCAAGGCTGATATCCTCTTGAGTCCCATCACTGCATTGGCATTGACCCCATACGATATTAAACGTCTTTTGTTCACCACTGTGTTTTTAACGCCATTATACTTGGTGGTCACTTTCTTACTCATCAAGCCCAGGTCAATATTGTTGGCCGCtggtctctttcttctaTCATATCACCTGGGCTACTCGCGCGTCACCAGAAGACTAGTGTGGAAACTCAAGATTACCAGAGTTTTGTGCTTCTACTTGACTGGTCTTGACTTCTCCCAAGCACGCAACAGCTCCTTGTTTGCCGCTGCCTTTGCCAAAGTGCAGAAATCAGCCGCCTCGTCTTCGTCATTTGGCGGCGCCGACTCCTCGAAACCTGTCCGTTTCACATACGTGATTTATGAAAACCAGCGTCGCTGGTTGGGCATTGGCTGGACTTCCAATTTGCTCTCGTATGAACGTGCTCCATGGACAGATGAATTTTTGAATGAGTCATCTTCCATCGATGCATTCGAACTTCCAAATCCAGActcgtcctcctcgtcGGTAGCTACATCCTCTTATGTTCAACATCCAAGTATGGAGGGAGCTTACTGGAGATGGGTTGATAAGGCCTGGCGTCTTGATTTAACAAATGATGGTGCCATCACACTACCCTCTGggaagagatcaaaaacCACTGCTAACCCAACTTCTGATGAGGGTTTCTTGTACTTCGACAATGTTTGGAAGAAACCTTCTACAGAAGACTCATACTCGAAGTATACTCGTAGGCGTCGCTGGGTCAGAACCGCTGAATTGGTTTTCAAGAATACTGGGGACTTTAGTACAAATCTGGCTACGTATGCACTGGGAGCCGAGGAATTATCCCTGGACCAATCCGCAACAAGGAACAGGAAAAGCTTGCGTTTTGCTGAGGAGCCAGAGCCCTTGTCTGATGCTACTGTAGAGGCAGCTGGTATCGAAGAACCCTCAGACAAGAAATACGAGTAA
- a CDS encoding mRNA splicing protein PRP18 gives MALTGLLSEEIAKKRKAAKENAQAKRTKQETSVDTEQSSPEMAKVAPEKEKLLDSVSNEDLERSLKAFDGEDPNLNKEDKLRKLDLLVKAEHRNDAYKAYLDEENSVDPIITLDDIGAITTNKRQLELKLRRSLKGIIKLWECKPQEPPKPYTVGMLKEVKRDLVKLLYRLRVGKLDDSMILSLATIIYYIQLQDFVKANESYMKLSIGNVAYPIGIRDVGIHARHALSKITGEDKSTIANVMKGESTRKWILGVKRLISYSEAINKQTKERA, from the coding sequence ATGGCATTGACTGGGCTACTCTCAGAAGAGATTGCTAAAAAGCGGAAGGCCGCAAAAGAGAATGCTCAGGCCAAAAGGACGAAGCAAGAAACATCGGTAGACACCGAGCAGAGTTCACCTGAGATGGCCAAAGTGGCACctgagaaagaaaaacttcttgattctgTTTCTAACGAGGATCTCGAAAGATCATTGAAGGCATTCGATGGTGAAGACCccaacttgaacaaagaagataaGCTCAGGaaacttgatcttttggTCAAAGCAGAGCATCGCAACGATGCGTACAAGGCTTATCTCGATGAGGAGAATTCGGTTGACCCAATTATTACTTTGGACGATATTGGTGCAATTACAACGAACAAAAGACAGCTAGAATTGAAATTGAGGCGATCTCTTAAAGGGATCATCAAGTTGTGGGAGTGCAAACCACAAGAGCCTCCAAAGCCGTATACGGTAGGCATGCTCAAGGAAGTCAAAAGGGACTTAGTGAAGCTATTATACAGACTACGAGTTGGCAAGCTTGATGACAGCATGATCTTGTCACTTGCCACGATCATCTACTACATTCAGCTCCAGGATTTTGTGAAGGCTAACGAGAGTTACATGAAGTTGAGTATAGGTAATGTTGCCTACCCTATAGGTATAAGAGATGTTGGAATTCATGCCAGGCACGCGCTTTCAAAGATAACTGGCGAGGATAAGTCAACTATAGCCAACGTTATGAAGGGAGAGTCCACCCGGAAATGGATCCTCGGAGTGAAACGCTTGATCTCCTACAGCGAGGCcatcaacaaacaaacTAAGGAAAGAGCATAG
- the RPL38 gene encoding 60S ribosomal protein eL38: MAKEIKDIKEFVELARRADIKSAVVKVNKKTKANGKSFKQTKFKVRGKRYQYTLVVDDVSKAKKLQQSLPPSLKITSL; this comes from the exons ATGGCT aaagagatcaaggacatcaaggagttcGTCGAATTGGCTAGAAGAGCTGACATCAAGTCTGCTGTCGTCAAggtgaacaagaagacTAAGGCCAACGGCAAGTCCTTCAAGCAGACCAAGTTCAAGGTCAGAGGTAAGAGATACCAGTACACCTTGGTTGTGGACGATGTttccaaggccaagaagttgcagCAGTCTTTGccaccttctttgaagatcaCCTCTTTGTAA
- a CDS encoding transcription factor IIF subunit TFG2: MSTKSPIKNIIKDESDRKAASNQVRNGDMIKQEPEDEHALLSDPEDYLEENESLDMNLTNGNQKIWLVKLPRYLAERWTRQQSLNGQQLGQIKIRQNSNGGDSGNNTPNGGNEQKKKLEVKLVLNETPENQDIPQEYDLSILNTQVNNSYVFSEENLKRFRQEVTEMGEMPEQPKLKDLDPEESLRPAKFYRVDKNGESSKQQIPFVKTIPKKTSLVGKIVHDCQVVPSKTDSRYAQMLMKRQNMPLTKERPKVTFLNEIPGVVQSQAGPSLAGKSTSMFLKSTPQRSKNEGRAIRMPQKDLLDLLFRLFEEYEYWSIKGLKERTKQPETYLKESLESIANLIKKGPYTSKYHLKPEYRRLRDAERAAKAGGNEEEDKKEDDEDEDMEDVI; encoded by the coding sequence ATGAGCACAAAAAGTCCCATCAAGAATATAATTAAAGATGAGTCGGATAGGAAAGCGGCCTCGAATCAGGTCAGAAATGGTGATATGATAAAGCAGGAGCCAGAGGACGAACATGCTCTACTCTCCGACCCCGAGGACTATTTGGAAGAAAACGAATCTCTAGATATGAACCTTACAAATGGCAACCAAAAAATTTGGCTAGTAAAACTACCTAGATACTTGGCAGAGAGATGGACGAGGCAACAATCCTTGAATGGGCAACAGTTGGGGCAAATCAAAATCAGACAGAACTCTAATGGTGGCGATAGCGGTAACAATACGCCAAATGGTGGTAATgaacagaagaagaaattggagGTGAAGCTCGTGTTGAACGAAACACCGGAGAACCAAGATATACCTCAAGAATATGACCTATCAATCTTAAACACACAGGTTAATAACTCATATGTATTCAGTGAAGAAAACCTTAAACGTTTCAGGCAAGAAGTCACGGAAATGGGAGAGATGCCCGAGCAGccaaagctcaaagacCTTGATCCTGAGGAAAGTCTAAGACCTGCTAAATTTTATAGGGTAGACAAGAACGGCGAGTCGCTGAAACAACAGATTCCTTTTGTGAAAACAATTCCCAAAAAGACCAGTTTGGTCGGCAAAATTGTGCATGACTGTCAAGTGGTTCCCCTGAAAACTGATTCCAGGTATGCGcagatgttgatgaagcGTCAGAATATGCCATTGACTAAAGAGAGACCTAAGGTGACTTTCCTCAATGAAATTCCAGGTGTTGTTCAGTCACAAGCTGGTCCTTCGCTTGCAGGCAAGTCGACTTCcatgttcttgaaatcCACTCCACAAAGATCCAAGAACGAGGGCCGTGCCATCAGAATGCCACAAAAGGACTTGCTAGATTTACTCTTCCGCTTGTTCGAAGAATACGAGTACTGGTCCATTAAAGGTCTAAAAGAAAGAACGAAACAACCTGAGACTTATCTTAAGGAGTCGTTGGAGTCCATTGCtaatctcatcaaaaaggGTCCCTATACATCCAAGTATCACTTAAAGCCCGAGTATAGAAGATTGAGAGATGCTGAACGCGCAGCCAAGGCTGGCGGTaacgaagaggaagataagaaggaagatgacgaagatgaagatatgGAGGATGTTATTTAG
- a CDS encoding arginyltransferase → MESSVEVEKAFITSRIHYLTSDSCGYCKCQKERSGGLRAAPDNAGVPEKPTHITIGCQVEQMTCSQYDDFINRGFRRSGTFMYTGDMLRGCCRMYTIRTDLDHLKIIKEHRQVINRFKRAIGDETKTKGKFSLRSLIDAEKKSTRFHTRFEPSGFSKEKYELYRKYQVRVHNDDPEDVTPKQFKRFLCETPFPEREVMGAKGEWDRLGNWVKDPQGKLQIGKKRIGPTHECYYLDNKLIAVSVLDFLPTGLSSIYFIWDPDFAHLSLGTLSGLREIQMCQELELGYYYLGYYIDDCHKMRYKAKFGGEVLDLVNNAWVDLEKARPLMEGDSFFALGDPTQATQEPERVSSEPSIHWDKPIQNIIEALYEKPETYAQAKKISTEVRRDHDTSEFELPDVLPGAMSMASLKKSLASAAPELSSTLFIMSIGRWAAFPFETLPDVMKSYVIDFIRLFGYERLQETIMIVSA, encoded by the coding sequence ATGGAGTCTCTGGTAGAGGTGGAGAAGGCATTCATAACGTCAAGAATACATTACTTGACAAGTGATTCTTGTGGATATTGCAAGTGCCAAAAAGAACGAAGTGGAGGGCTCCGGGCCGCTCCAGATAATGCCGGTGTTCCTGAGAAACCCACCCATATCACCATAGGATGCCAGGTTGAGCAGATGACATGCTCCCAGTACGACGACTTTATTAATAGAGGGTTCCGTAGATCGGGCACTTTCATGTATACTGGAGACATGCTTCGGGGGTGTTGCCGAATGTACACGATTCGAACTGATTTGGATCACCTaaagatcatcaaggaacATAGGCAAGTGATCAACAGATTTAAGCGGGCTATAGGAGATGAGACCAAAACTAAAGGAAAGTTTAGTTTGAGGTCGCTTATTGATgctgagaagaagtcaaCAAGATTTCACACTCGTTTCGAGCCTTCTGGATTTTCAAAGGAAAAGTACGAGCTCTACAGGAAGTACCAAGTAAGGGTCCACAATGATGATCCTGAAGACGTCACACCAAAGCAGTTCAAACGCTTTTTATGCGAAACCCCCTTTCCAGAGAGGGAAGTTATGGGAGCTAAGGGTGAGTGGGACAGACTCGGTAACTGGGTGAAAGACCCACAGGGCAAGCTTCAAATAGggaaaaagagaattggCCCTACCCATGAATGCTACTACCTTGATAATAAGCTCATCGCCGTATCTGTACTCGACTTCCTCCCGACTGGCTTATCATCGATTTACTTCATTTGGGACCCCGATTTCGCTCATCTATCACTTGGAACACTCTCTGGGCTCAGAGAGATACAGATGTGCCAAGAGCTAGAGCTTGGCTATTACTACTTGGGCTATTACATAGACGACTGTCACAAGATGAGAtacaaggccaagttcGGCGGCGAGGTACTTGATTTGGTCAATAACGCATGGGTGGATTTGGAAAAGGCTCGGCCGTTGATGGAAGGCGATAGTTTCTTTGCACTAGGTGACCCGACACAGGCAACACAGGAACCAGAAAGAGTATCATCGGAGCCTAGCATACATTGGGACAAGCCAATACAGAACATAATTGAAGCACTCTACGAAAAGCCCGAGACCTACGCACaagccaaaaaaatctcCACTGAAGTACGAAGGGATCATGACACCAGTGAATTTGAGTTACCGGACGTGTTGCCGGGAGCTATGTCTATGGCCAGCCTCAAAAAGTCGCTTGCATCAGCAGCGCCAGAGCTAAGCAGCACCCTCTTCATCATGAGCATAGGAAGATGGGCGGCTTTCCCTTTTGAGACGCTTCCAGATGTCATGAAAAGCTACGTCATCGACTTTATCAGGCTCTTTGGATATGAAAGGCTACAGGAAACTATCATGATAGTACTGGCATAG
- the COX13 gene encoding cytochrome c oxidase subunit VIa has translation MFSRLVNRTFVRFNSHGHGHGHVSKYIKDNAFVPNKAAGEAFKKEYAEKVHHSEGVTKLWTKITYFVAIPAILLTAIPVTRVELKHSKHREHLRHLPDEEWPTQYEYQNLRTKKFFWGDGDKTLFWNSDVNRHIEDA, from the coding sequence ATGTTCAGCAGATTGGTCAACCGCACATTCGTCAGGTTCAACTCCCACGGCCACGGCCACGGCCATGTGTCCAAATACATCAAGGACAACGCTTTCGTTCCCAACAAGGCCGCTGGTGAGgccttcaagaaagagtaTGCTGAGAAAGTTCACCACTCTGAGGGCGTCACCAAGTTGTGGACCAAGATCACTTACTTCGTTGCTATTCCAGCTATTCTTTTGACTGCCATTCCTGTCACTCGTGTGGAATTGAAGCACAGCAAGCACAGAGAGCATTTGAGACACCTCCCCGATGAAGAGTGGCCCACTCAATACGAATACCAGAACTTGAGAACCAAGAAGTTCTTTTGGGGCGATGGTGACAAGACTTTGTTCTGGAACTCTGACGTGAATAGACACATTGAGGACGCCTAA